The DNA segment TTCTGTAGCCGAGATAGAGTGCTATCTGCCGGAGAGCCTCGGCCCTGTGGTCGAAACCTTCGAGCGCGCTTACGGCTTTCCGCGTAAGCTCGGAGGCCCTTTTCTTCGATTCCTCGATCCCTGCAATGCCTGGGTATGTCGACTTGCCGTGCCTCTCGTCGTTCCCCCTTTCCTTGCCGAGGTCCCCCTCCCCCTCTATGTCGAGCACGTCGTCTATAATCTGGAACGCGAGCCCGACCGACTCGGCGTATGACGCGAGGCTTTCGAGCTGATTCTCGTCGGCCCCTCCTATTCGCGCCCCCGAAGTGACGGACACCCTTATCATCGCCCCCGTCTTGAGGGCGTGCATGCGCTCCACCTGGGGGAGAGTCACGTCCTTCATGCCGGCGAGCGCGAGGTCCACGGCCTGCCCCTCTATCATTCCTTGAGAGCCGGCGGCGAGCGCGATATCCCTCACGACGTCGCAGATCACATAAGCGCTCACGCCTCTTCTCAACCCCTCCGTGACCAGCATCCCGAAAGCGTCAGTGAGCAAAGCGTCCCCGGCGAGTATCGCAGTCGATTCCCCGAACACCCTGTGGTTAGTCGGCACTCCTCTTCTTAACGCGTCGTCGTCCATGGAGGGCAGGTCGTCGTGGATGAGGGAATAGGTGTGTATCATCTCTATCGCGCAGGCGGCCGGTATGACCTTCCCGGGGTCTCCGCCAACAGCCTCGCCCGCGGCGAGCGCGAGTATGGGCCGGAGCCTCTTGCCCCCGGCGAGCGCGCTGTACCGCATGGATTCAAGCAGCTTCGTCCGGCTTTTCTGCACGTCCGCAAGGAGCGCATCGAGCTCCCTGTCCACGAGCTCCCTCCTTTCGCGGAGATAGTTTTTAATATCGAATGACATCCGGTATCAGCTCTCGGGCTCGAAATCCTCGAAAGCCGCCTCCCCGTCCTTCTCGACGAGTATCTCGACCTTCTTCCTGATTTCATTGAGCTTTTTATGTGAAAACGAGATAAGCTCGGTCCCTTCCTGAAATAATTTGATGGAATCTTCGAGCGGGAGGTTGCCGCTCTCGAGCTTCTTTATGATCTCCTTGAGCTCCCTGAGCGCTTCCTCGAACGACTTTTCGGATTTCATAGACTGGTAGTTTATCTTTGAAGCAGTCAACGCACAAGGAGGCGATGCAATCCGGCTCTCGACATTGGCCGATATGCCCGGTCTGGACTGCGGCGCGACCGCTACTCCGCCCGTACGACAGGCGGGAGCTTCCACTCTCCATCGAGTATGGCCTTCTCCGGCCAGTAGCATCGCAGCACCATATATATCGGCCCGTCCGGAGCCGGCAGCCAGTTGGGCTCCTTGTCCTTTCCCGGGGAGTCCTTCTGTATGTAGATTGTCAGGCTGCCGTCGTCGTTGAGCTTCAATTCAGGCAGCATAGGCGAGTTTATCAAATACCGGTTGATAGGATTCGCGACCAGGAGCTGGGTTTTTCCGTCATACATCGTTACCGACCAGAACGCCTTGACAGGAGGCAGCTCGCCTTTCCCGAAGGTCAGGGTGTAGCGGCTGTCCGCGCCGTTAAGCATGTTGCCTTCGGCGTCCTTCGTCCAGAGGAAATAGTATGCTTCACTCTTTGAGTTCCCGTATATGCCCATCTTCGCCCCGACCGCACGGTTGAGATAATTGTTCTTCATGAACTCGCGGGTGCCGAACAGATCGGCCGCCGATTTCGTAGCCGCTGCCTTCTCGTCTATGGCTTTCATGCCGTCGGCCATACCGGCTTCGAGGGCTTTTTTCATCTCAGGGGAGAGTCCGGCAGTATCGAAAGGCTTTCCGGGCACGATACCGATCCGGGCAAACTTCGCCCGTGCTGCCTCGTCCCCCGGCACGGTCGGGCAGAACTGCAAAAGGAAGCTCAGGTAGTCGTAAAACCCGGGCGACTCGACCTTATCGGGATTATAGACCGGGAAATCGATTTTCGGAGGCGCAGGCGGCGCAGCTTCGCCCAGGAACTCGCTCAGAGGCTCTACAGTGTAGCCCTCCTGTATCTTCTTGACGTTGTCTATGTCCGCCGGGTTGAAGAGCTGGGTGCGGTAGCCGACCAGGACG comes from the Thermodesulfobacteriota bacterium genome and includes:
- a CDS encoding DUF1254 domain-containing protein; this translates as MMQKLMLRTGLVLILTILGSTARAQDINKISPAEAEAVAKEAFIYGYPMVENYKTMFAYAIYKDNPEYKAPFNRIYNIARVYTPEDTTVVTPNSDTPYSFLWADLRAEPLVLGVPEIEKNRYYSLQFIDLYTYNFAYVGTAATGNGEGKFLLAGPGWKGDAPEGVKGVIRSDTDFVLVGYRTQLFNPADIDNVKKIQEGYTVEPLSEFLGEAAPPAPPKIDFPVYNPDKVESPGFYDYLSFLLQFCPTVPGDEAARAKFARIGIVPGKPFDTAGLSPEMKKALEAGMADGMKAIDEKAAATKSAADLFGTREFMKNNYLNRAVGAKMGIYGNSKSEAYYFLWTKDAEGNMLNGADSRYTLTFGKGELPPVKAFWSVTMYDGKTQLLVANPINRYLINSPMLPELKLNDDGSLTIYIQKDSPGKDKEPNWLPAPDGPIYMVLRCYWPEKAILDGEWKLPPVVRAE
- the xseB gene encoding exodeoxyribonuclease VII small subunit gives rise to the protein MKSEKSFEEALRELKEIIKKLESGNLPLEDSIKLFQEGTELISFSHKKLNEIRKKVEILVEKDGEAAFEDFEPES
- a CDS encoding polyprenyl synthetase family protein, which translates into the protein MSFDIKNYLRERRELVDRELDALLADVQKSRTKLLESMRYSALAGGKRLRPILALAAGEAVGGDPGKVIPAACAIEMIHTYSLIHDDLPSMDDDALRRGVPTNHRVFGESTAILAGDALLTDAFGMLVTEGLRRGVSAYVICDVVRDIALAAGSQGMIEGQAVDLALAGMKDVTLPQVERMHALKTGAMIRVSVTSGARIGGADENQLESLASYAESVGLAFQIIDDVLDIEGEGDLGKERGNDERHGKSTYPGIAGIEESKKRASELTRKAVSALEGFDHRAEALRQIALYLGYRNH